From Garra rufa chromosome 19, GarRuf1.0, whole genome shotgun sequence, the proteins below share one genomic window:
- the rimbp2a gene encoding RIMS-binding protein 2 has protein sequence MREAADRRQQLEAEHEQALAFLNSRQQEINLLQKVQAEAEKEREEVVHLLESHMDKMQVKVHDLEKKCRTQSKQCNILSKELEKYHLGSDAEDTLNTDSQEKNLCNKYNSLQRQAEKSDERSDGSPLVSELPVVVQQHKREKPEQLSVKPTAQTQSRSSSPMQASLSEMDDEVSPAPRSKTKYTGQVRLCTARYSYNPYDGPNEHPEAELPLVAGKYLYVYGNMDDDGFYEGELLDGQRGLVPSNFVEFVQDKEKPAIEGGEEQGRLEQSCLTLATIDGGAPLDSLSSDALGRCSNGTGTLDGEELGDDIVPYPRKINLIKQLARSVIVAWEAPLVPLGWGNINGYNILVDGEVRSSVPFTGRTKLLLEKLDLAACTYRVSVQSVTDRGLSDELRCTLLVGRNVVVAPTGLRMDDILRDSAELSWLPSNSNYAHVVYLDGVEHAVVKPCSYKLRFVNLKAATVYKVKVLAKPHQVPWHMPLEQREKREAGVEFCTQAAGPPMPPHEVQVQCGHAPGVLQVRWKPPPMTPLGTSNGANVIGYAVCTKGQRIAEVLYPMADYVAVELNRLQCLEAREVIVRTLSAQGESQDSHVAVIPNHLLVPLPKALPPSHHMQSPLPPQQSQPMPPHPQMRILPPHPGSQPPSHLQPLPVRPNQPPSHLLPHHMPHPTQPSPPHLQPLPPHPIPQPQPTIPMPQPQPQSMPMPQPQPQPPMPMPQPQQPMALPPPQPAIPMLQPQPAIPMPQPHIPQLPLPPSQRPLSARELETKEPGPGMLHHGGGPPQPWEPGCSPSGMPTGLPHGHTLDAPACPNRRSPSPQRILPQPRGTLIPDTVAKAIAREAAQRVAAETGRSHYSHSEEYHTESSRGSDLSDIMEEDEEEF, from the exons ATGCGAGAGGCTGCAGATCGGCGGCAGCAACTGGAGGCAGAGCATGAGCAGGCCTTGGCTTTCCTTAACTCCAGACAGCAGGAGATCAACCTTCTGCAGAAG GTTCAGGCTGAAGCTGAAAAAGAACGTGAAGAAGTGGTGCATCTGCTAGAG AGCCATATGGACAAAATGCAG GTCAAGGTTCATGACTTAGAGAAGAAATGCCGGACACAGAGTAAGCAGTGCAATATTTTGTCGAAAGAGCTGGAGAAATATCACCTGGGGTCAGACGCGGAGGATACGCTCAACACTGACTCACAGGAGAAAAACTTGTGCAACAAATACAACAGCCTGCAGCGCCAGGCCGAAAAAA GTGATGAGAGATCTGACGGATCTCCACTGGTCTCAGAACTGCCCGTAGTAGTACAGCAGCACAAGAGAGAAAAGCCAGAGCAGCTGTCGGTCAAACCCACCGCCCAAACCCAGAGTCGCTCCAGCAGCCCCATGCAAGCATCCCTCTCAGAG ATGGATGATGAGGTGAGCCCAGCTCCGAGGTCCAAAACAAAATACACAGGCCAGGTCCGCCTCTGCACTGCCCGATACAG TTATAATCCCTATGATGGACCTAATGAGCATCCAGAAGCAGAGCTCCCTCTTGTGGCAGGGAAGTATTTGTACGTATATGGGAACATGGACGATGATGGATTTTATGAAG GAGAGCTATTGGATGGCCAGCGTGGCCTGGTTCCCTCTAATTTTGTAGAGTTTGTCCAGGACAAGGAAAAGCCAGCTATCGAGGGTGGAGAGGAGCAGGGCAGGCTGGAGCAGAGCTGTCTGACCTTGGCGACCATTGATGGAGGCGCTCCTCTGGACAGCCTTAGCAGCGACGCCCTCGGCCGCTGCAGCAACGGGACAGGCACTCTAGATGGAGAGGAGCTGGGTGACGACATCGTGCCTTACCCCAGGAAGATCAACCTGATCAAACAGCTGGCAAGAAGTGTGATAGTGGCCTGGGAAGCGCCTCTAGTGCCCCTTGGCTGGGGCAACATCAATGGCTACAATATCTTAGTGGATGGGGAAGTACGTTCCTCTGTGCCATTTACAGGAAGGACCAAATTGCTTCTCGAAAAGCTGGACCTGGCTGCCTGCACATACCGCGTGTCGGTACAGAGCGTGACGGACAGGGGGCTCTCCGATGAGTTGCGCTGCACCCTGCTGGTGGGCCGCAATGTTGTGGTGGCACCCACCGGCCTGCGCATGGATGATATTTTACGTGACTCAGCTGAACTTTCATGGCTACCCAGTAATAGTAACTACGCCCATGTTGTGTACTTAGATGGTGTGGAGCATGCTGTGGTAAAGCCGTGCTCTTACAAACTGCGTTTTGTGAACCTGAAGGCCGCCACAGTGTACAAAGTAAAAGTGTTGGCCAAACCTCACCAGGTGCCCTGGCACATGCCTCTGGaacagagagagaagagagaggcTGGGGTGGAGTTCTGCACCCAAGCTGCAG GGCCCCCTATGCCTCCTCATGAAGTCCAGGTCCAGTGTGGACATGCTCCGGGGGTCCTCCAAGTCCGTTGGAAGCCTCCTCCAATGACACCCTTGGGAACCTCCAATGGTGCAAATGTCATTGGCTATGCAGTGTGCACTAAGGGTCAGAGG ATCGCTGAGGTGTTGTATCCAATGGCAGACTATGTGGCCGTAGAATTGAACCGTCTCCAGTGCTTGGAGGCCCGTGAGGTTATTGTCAGGACTTTATCAGCACAAGGGGAATCTCAAGACTCCCATGTCGCAGTCATTCCAAACCACCTGCTGGTGCCTCTTCCTAAAGCCCTTCCCCCTTCTCACCACATGCAATCGCCTCTCCCGCCCCAGCAGTCTCAACCAATGCCTCCTCATCCCCAAATGCGGATCCTTCCCCCTCACCCTGGATCCCAACCACCTAGCCATCTCCAGCCCCTCCCTGTTCGCCCCAACCAGCCCCCATCTCATCTCCTTCCCCATCATATGCCCCATCCCACACAGCCCTCTCCACCCCACCTCCAGCCTTTACCACCACACCCCATTCCTCAACCCCAGCCCACCATCCCAATGCCCCAGCCTCAACCCCAGTCCATGCCCATGCCCCAACCCCAACCCCAGCCACCCATGCCTATGCCTCAGCCCCAACAGCCCATGGCCCTGCCACCACCCCAGCCGGCCATCCCCATGCTCCAGCCTCAGCCAGCTATCCCGATGCCCCAGCCTCACATTCCCCAACTGCCCCTTCCCCCATCCCAAAGACCACTAAGTGCCAGAGAGCTGGAAACCAAAGAGCCAGGGCCAGGAATGCTTCATCATGGAGGGGGCCCACCTCAGCCATGGGAGCCTGGCTGCTCCCCATCAGGCATGCCCACAGGCCTGCCACATGGACACACCCTGGATGCCCCGGCCTGCCCGAACCGCCGCTCCCCGTCACCTCAAAGGATCCTCCCCCAGCCCAGGGGTACGCTAATTCCTGACACTGTGGCCAAGGCTATTGCCCGAGAGGCAGCCCAACGAGTGGCTGCAGAGACTGGACGG TCTCATTACAGTCACAGCGAAGAGTATCATACTGAGAGCAGTCGAGGCTCGGATCTCTCGGACATCATGGAAGAAGACGAGGAGGAGTT CTGA